DNA from Nocardioides yefusunii:
GTCAGGTAATGCCCAGAGAACCGCCTTCGCCACCGGTGTTCCTCCTGATATCTGCGCATTTCACCGCTACACCAGGAATTCCGTTCTCCCCTGCATACCTCTAGTCTGCCCGTATCGGAAGCAGGCCAGGTGTTAAGCACCTGGTTTTCACTCCCGACGTGACAAACCGCCTACGAGCCCTTTACGCCCAATAATTCCGGACAACGCTCGCACCCTACGTATTACCGCGGCTGCTGGCACGTAGTTGGCCGGTGCTTCTTCTGTAGGTACCGTCACTTTCGCTTCGTCCCTACTGAAAGAGGTTTACAACCCGAAGGCAGTCATCCCTCACGCGGCGTTGCTGGATCAGGCTTTCGCCCATTGTCCAATATTCCCCACTGCTGCCTCCCGTAGGAGTCTGGGCCGTGTCTCAGTCCCAGTGTGGCCGATCACCCTCTCAGGCCGGCTACCCGTCGAAGCCTTGGTGAGCCATTACCTCACCAACAAGCTGATAGGCCGCGAGCACATCCTTCACCGCCGGAACTTTCCAACCACCTCCATGCAGAGGCAGTTCATATTCGGTATTAGACACCGTTTCCGGTGCTTATCCCGAAGTGAAGGGCAGATTACTCACGTGTTACTCACCCGTTCGCCGCTCGTGTACCCCGAAGGGCCTTACCGCTCGACTTGCATGTGTTAAGCACGCCGCCAGCGTTCGTCCTGAGCCAGGATCAAACTCTCCATTGAAATTTCAAAGAAAAGCCAATTCCCGACAGAACAAACCCCGACAATGTTGTTGTCAGAATTTATTGTCAAAAGAAATCCGTTAACTGTTCTTCCGAAGAAGACCAGTCGACGGGGCATATCAAACTAATTCGTCGACTATGACACACTGTTGAGTTCTCAAGGATCAAGCACATCCAGATCCCGCACCCACTCTTTCGAGCGGCTACTTCGTTCTGGAGCAACCCGACTAAACTTAGTCGGTGTGAATCTCTCAGTCAAACCGAGCGATTCAGGCGATTTCCGAGAAACCTACGTTTCTCTTTGATCAAGTGGCCACTGCCAGTGACTCGTTCAAGCAGCCCTTCTGGGCTGTGTCCGTGTCCCTTGCGGCGACAGGTGAAACCTTAACACCCCGTTCACAGGACACGTCAACTCGGGGCGCCCACCTTGTGGTTGGATGCCCCTCCCCCGCGTCCGGCCGGTCACGGTCCCGCGGCCGAATCCGCTCCTGACCTGCGTCTCCGTGCTGGTGACGCAGCGACGCCCCCACCGGCCTGGAGCCGGTGGGGGCGTCGTGGTGAAGGATCCGACGGATCAGGCGATCTGCGAGCGCAGCTCGGCCACGCGGGCGCGGACCTCGTCGAGCTGCTCGGCCACGCGGACCGGAGCAGTGCCACCGCGGCCGGTGCGAGCGCTGACCGAGCCCTGGATCGTCAGGACCTCGCGCACGGCGGGAGTCAGGGCCGGGTTGATCTCGGCGAACTGGGCGTCGGTCAGCTCGTGCAGTTCGATGCCGTTCTCCTCGCACACCCGGACACAGGTTCCCGCGACCTCGTGGGCGATACGGAACGGCGTGCCCTCACGCACCAGCCACTCGGCGATGTCGGTCGCGAGTGAGAAGCCCTGGGGAGCGAGCTCCTCCATACGAGCGGTGTTGAACTTCAGCGTCGCGATCATGCCGGTGAAGGCGGGCAGCAGGACCTCAAGAGTGTCGACGGAGTCGAAGACCGGCTCCTTGTCCTCCTGCAGGTCGCGGTTGTAGGCCAGCGGCAGCGCCTTGAGCGTGGCCAGCAGACCGGACAGGTTGCCGATCAGACGACCGGCCTTGCCGCGAGCCAGCTCGGCGATGTCGGGGTTCTTCTTCTGCGGCATGATCGACGAACCGGTCGACCACGAGTCGTGCAGCGTCGCGAAGTTGAACTCCTTCGTCGACCACAGGATGACCTCCTCGGCCAGACGCGAGACGTCGACGCCGATCATCGAGGAGACGAACGCGAACTCGGCGACGAAGTCACGGGCAGCGGTGCCGTCGATCGAGTTGGCCGAAGAACCGGTGAAGCCGAGCTCGGTGGCAACGCCGACCGGGTCGAGGCCCAGCGTCGAACCGGCCAGCGCTCCGGCACCGTACGGGGAGTCGGAGGCGACGCGGGCGTCGAAGTCGGCCAGACGGGAGACGTCACGCAGCAGCGGCCACACGTGGGCCAGCAGGTGGTGCGAGAGCAGGACCGGCTGCGCGTGCTGCAAGTGCGTACGGCCGGGCATGATCGCGCCGGCGTGGGCGGCAGCCTGCTCGGTGAGGGCGTCGACGAGGTCGAGGACCTGGGCGGTGATGACGCGACCGTGGTCGCGCAGGAACATCTTGAACAGGGTCGCGACCTGGTCGTTGCGCGAGCGGCCGGCGCGGAGCCGGCCACCGACGTCAGCCCCGACCTCTTCGATCAGCAGACGCTCGAGCGCACCGTGGACGTCCTCGTCCTGGACCGACGGAGCGAGATCACCGGCGGCGAACTTCTCCCCCAGCACGTCGAGGCCGCGCAGCAGCTCGGCGTGGTCGTGGTCAGAGAGCAGACCGGCACGGTGCAGGGCGTTGGCGTGGGCACGCGATCCGGCGAGGTCGTAGGGCGTCAGGCGCCAGTCGAAGTGGGTCGAGCGCGAGAGCGCCTCGAGCTCGGGCGAAGGGCCACCGGCAAAGCGGGCGCCCCAGAGCTTGCCCTCGTTGGTGGTGCCGTCGTTGGCGCTCATCGGTGCTCCTCGTGATTCTGGACCGCGGGGCTCTCCCCGCGTGGTGCGTACTGCTGGACGTGTGGTGCTGGACGTGTGGTGCTGGACGTGTGGTGCTGGACGTGCGGTGCTGCCCCGGTGGCTGAGCCCGGAGCGAGGAGTGGAGAACCGCGACGGGCGGCGTCCGTCCCTCGTGGGAAGGACGCCGCCCGTGACGGATGCAGGCCGATCAGTCGGCGCCGAACTCCATGGCGGCGGAGTCACCGGCGTTCTCGACGTCGGACTCGTCGGCCACGTCGGGGTTCGCGCTGATGACGTCGGCGCCACCCACCGGGAGCTCGCCGAACAGGGTGCCGTTCTCGACGAGGACCTGGCCCTGGTCGAGGGGCTGGTTGGCGTACTGCTCGAGCTTGAAGCGCGAGTCGGCGATGTCGAGGTTGCGCATGGTGAGCTGGCCGATGCGGTCCAGCGGACCGAAGGCAGCGTTCTCGGTGCGCTCCATCGAGAGCTTCTCCGGGTGGTAGGAGAAGTTCTCACCCTCGGTCTTGAGGACGGTGTAGTCCTCACCGCGGCGCAGACGCAGGGTGACCTCACCGGTGACCAGGGAAGCGATCCAACGCTGGATCGACTCGCGGATCATCAGCGCCTGCGGGTCCAGCCAACGGCCCTCGTACAGCAGACGACCGAGCTTGCGGCCCTCGTTGTGGTACTGCGCGACGGTGTCCTCGTTGTGGATCGCGTTGACGAGACGCTCGTAGGTGATCCACAGCAGCGCCATGCCCGGGGCCTCGTAGATGCCACGCGACTTGGCCTCGATGATGCGGTTCTCGATCTGGTCGGACATGCCGAGACCGTGGCGACCACCGATGCGGTTGGCCTCCAGGACCAGCTCGACGGCGTCATCGAAACGCTTGCCGTTGAGGGCGACCGGACGACCGGCCTCGAAGCGGACGGTGACGTCCTCGGTCTCGATGACGACCGACGGGTCCCAGAACTTCACGCCCATGATCGGCTCGACGGTCTCCAGGGAGACGTCGAGGTGCTCGAGGGTCTTGGCCTCGTGGGTGGCGCCCCAGATGTTGGCGTCGGTGGAGTACGCCTTCTCGACGGAGTCGCGGTAGGGCAGCTTGTGCTCGAGGAGGAACTGGCTCATCTCGGAGCGGCCACCGAGCTCGTTGACGAAGTCGGCGTCGAGCCACGGCTTGTAGATCTGCAGCGACGGGTTGGCCATGAGGCCGTAGCGGTAGAACCGCTCGATGTCGTTGCCCTTGTAGGTGGAGCCGTCGCCCCAGATGTTGACGCCGTCCTCCATCATGGCGCGCACGAGCTGGGTGCCGGTGACGGCACGGCCCAGGGGCGTGGTGTTGAAGTACGAACGGCCACCGGAGCGGATGTGGAAGGCGCCGCAGGCGATCGCGGCCAGGCCCTCCTCGACCAGCTGGGGCTTGATGTCGACCGCGCGGGCGATCTCGGCGCCGTACAGCTTCGCGCGGTCCGGGACGCCGTCGATGTCCGGCTCGTCGGGCTGACCGATGTCGGCGGTGTACGTGCACGGGATGGCACCGTTGTGGCGCATCCAGGCCACGGCGACCGAGGTGTCGAGACCGCCGGAGAAGGCGATGCCGACGCGCTCGCCGACGGGGAGGGAGGTGAGGACCTTGCTCACTGTGCGTCCTTTGCTGTGCTGCTGGAGTGGGCGTGGGTAGAAGTCTGCTGGGTGGGGCCGCCGGGCGTGGAACCGGGGATCCGATGGGGGGTGGCCAGGTCGAGGAACCGGGCCACGAGCGCGTCGCCGCCGAGCGGGTCACGGGAGATCACCATGACGGTGTCGTCCCCCGCGATCGTGCCCAGCACCGCGTGCAGGTCTGCCTTGTCGAGGGCGCTGGCCAGGAACTGCGCCGCTCCCGGAGGAGTGCGGAGAACCACCAGGTTGGCGCTCGCCTCGGCCGAGACCAGGAGCTCACCGCACAGGCGGGAGAGACGATCCAGGGCCGCACCGGACTCACGCGGCGCAGAGGGAGAACGGTCTCCCCCCTCCCCCGGCACCGCGTACACGAGCTGTCCCGAGGCACCGCGCACCTTGACCGCGTCGAGGTCGACGAGGTCGCGGCTCAACGTGGCCTGGGTGACGGCGACGCCCTGGTCGGCCAGGAGTGCCGCCAGCTCACCCTGGGAACGCACTTCGTGCTGCGTCACCAGTTCGACGATGCGCTGGTGACGCGCACCCTTCGTGAGCGGACGGACCTTGCTCATCGTCGTGCCTGCAGCCACGTCATGACGGCCTTCTGGGCGTGACGGCGGTTCTCCGCCTCGTCCCAGATGACGCTGGCGGGACCGTCGAGCACCTCGGCGGTGATCTCCTTGCCGCGGTAGGCGGGCAGGCAGTGCATGACGATCGCGTCGTCGGCGGCACCGGCCAGGAGTTCGGCGTTGAGCTGGTAGGGCGCGAGCTCAGCGAGACGGGCCGCGGCCTCGTCCTCCTTGCCCATCGAGACCCAGGTGTCGGTGATGACGACGTCGGCGCCGGCGACGGCTGCCGTGGGGTCGATCTCGACGGTGACCGAACCACCGGTGGTGGCGGCGATCGCGCGGGCCCGCTCGATCATGGCCGGCTCGGGCTGGTAGCCCTCGGGGCCGGACAGGACGACGTTCATCCCTGCCGTGGCTCCGGCCAGCGCCCAGGAGTTGCCCATGTTGCAGGCGGCGTCGCCGAGGAAGACGGCGGTGAGGCCGGCGAGGCGTCCCTTGTGCTCGGAGATCGTGAGCAGGTCGGCCAGGAGCTGGCAGGGGTGGAAGTCGTCGGTGAGCGCGTTGATCACCGGGACGCCGGAGAACTCCGCCATCTCCTCGAGCGCGGACTGGGCGTAGGTGCGCCACACGATCTGTCCGGCCTGACGGCCCAGCACGCGGGCGACGTCGGCGACGGACTCACGCTTGCCGATGCCGGCCATCGCGCCGTCGACCAGCATCGCGTGTCCACCGAGCTCGGCGATGCCGGCACCGAAGGAGGTCTGCGTGCGCAGGGTCGGCTTGTCGAAGATCATCGCGACTGTGACCGGGCCGTCGAGCGGCTTGGGGCCGTACGGGTCGGCCTTGAGCTCGGCGGCCAGGGCCAGGACCTCGGCCTGCTCGGCAGGGGTGAGGTCGTCGTCGGCAAGGAGGTGTCGGGGCATGTCAGGCTCCTGCAGCTGCGTCGAGGACGGAGGGCCAGTCGGCCAGGAACTGCTCGGCCTCGTCGGTGGTGAGAACCAGCGGCGGGGCGAGGCGGATGCGCGAGGGGGTCGGCGCGTTGACGATGTAACCGGCCGCCAGGGCCGCCTGCATCACCTTCGCGGAGTCGAGGCCGTCGACGAGGTCGAGGCCGATCAGCAGACCGGCGGCGCGGACCTCGGTGACGCGGGCATCAGCGGCGAGACCGTCGGCGAGCACCTTCGAGACCTGCTTGACGTGAGCCAGCAGGCCCTCGGACTCGATGGTCGCGATCACGGCACCAGCCGCAGCGGTCGCCAGCGGGTTGCCGCCGAACGTCGTGCCGTGGTTGCCGGGGACCAGCAGCGTCGCGGCCGGACCGGCAGCGATGGTCGCACCGATCGGGACACCACCGCCGAGGCCCTTGGCCAGGGTGACGAGGTCCGGGACGACGTCGCCGTCGAAGAGGTCGGAGTCCTGGAACGCGAACCACGAACCCGTGCGGCCGATGCCGGTCTGGATCTCGTCGAGCCACATCAGGGCACCGGCAGCGGTGGTGATCTCGCGGACCTTGAGCAGGTAGTCGCGGGCAGCCAGGTTGACACCGGCCTCGCCCTGGACGGGCTCGAGGACAACCGCGGCGGTGTTCTCGTCGACCGCGGCGGCCAGAGCCTCGACGTCACCGAACGGAACCCACACGACCTCGCCACCGAGCGGCTCGAAGGGAGCCCGGTAGGCCTCCTTCGCCGTCAGGGACAGCGCGCCGAGGGTACGGCCGTGGAAGGCGTGCTCCATCGCGACGACCTTGGTGCGGCCGGTGCGACGGGTCACCTTGAGCGCGGCCTCGTTGGCCTCGGTGCCGGAGTTGGAGAAGAAGACCCGGGCGTCGTGACCGAACAGCTCGACCAGCTTCGAGGCCAGCTCGACCTGCGGGGCGGTGGCGAAGAAGTTGGAGACGTGCGCGAGCTCGGAGACCTGCCGGGTCACCGCGGCGACCAGCGCGGGGTGGCCGTGGCCCAGGGCGTTGACGGCGATGCCGCCGAGGAGGTCGAGGAACTCACGACCCTCGACGTCGTAGACCTTCGACCCCTCGCCACGGGCCAGCACCAGCTGCGGCACTCCGAACGTGTTCATGACCGAGCCGGTGTACCGGTCCTGCCAGGCAGCGGTGTCGGCGACGGTGTCAGCAAGGGCGCTCACTTGGACTCCTCCGAGGCGTAGGCGTTGCGGATCTTGGTCTCGACGCCGGGCAGCACCTGGGTGCCGACACCCTCGTCGGTGAAGATCTCGAGCAGCACGGCGTGCGGCTCGCGACCGTCGACGACGGTGGCGCGGGCCACTCCCCCGGTGACGGCCTCGTAGCAGGCGCGCATCTTGGGGACCATGCCGGCGTCGAGGGTGGGGAGCATCTCGGCCAGCGCCTCGGGCGAGATCTCCTGGATGACGTCGTCGGAGTTGCCGTAGTCGCGGTAGAGACCCTCGACGTCGGTGAGCACCAGCAGCTTCTCCGCACCCAGCGCGGTGGCCAGGGCAGCAGCAGCGGTGTCGGCGTTGACGTTGTGGATCTGGCCCTCGGCGTCAGGAGCGACCGAGGAGATGACGGGGATACGGCCGGCCTCAACGAGGTCGAGAACGGCTTCGGGGCGCACCTCGGCGACCTCACCGACGAGGCCGAGGTCGACCTCCTCGCCGTCGACGATCACGCAGGCGGGCTCGGCACGGAAGAGACCGGCGTCCTCACCCGAGAGGCCGACGGCCAGCGGGCCGTGGGAGTTGATCAGGCCCACCAGCTCGCGCTGGACCTGACCGACCAGGACCATCCGGACGACGTCCATCGCCTCGGGCGTGGTCACGCGCAGACCCCCACGGAACTCGGACTCGATGCCGAGCTTGTCGAGCATCCGGTTGATCTGCGGGCCACCACCGTGAACGACGACGGGCTTGAAGCCGGCGAAGCGCAGGAACGCGATGTCCTCGGCGAAGGCGACCTTGAGGTCGTCGTTGGTCATGGCGTTGCCGCCGTACTTCACCACGATCGTCTGGCCGTGGTACTTCTTCAGCCACGGCAGGGCGGCAGCCAGGGTTGCGGCGGCCTTCTTGTCGGGTCGGGTGCTCATCGTGTTCCCCATCAGGAGCTGTAGGCGCTGTTCTCGTGCACGTAGGCGTGCGTGAGGTCGTTGGTCCACACCGTCGCGCGGGCGTCACCGGACTTGAGGTCGATGGTGACGCTGACGTCGCGCGGGGTCAGGTCGACCGTCGCGGGGTCGGCGTGCGGAGTGGAGTTCTTGCAGACCCACACCCCGTTCATGGCGACGTCGAGGTCAGCGGGGTCGAACTCGGCCTGGGTGGTGCCAACGGAGGCGAGCACGCGGCCCCAGTTGGGGTCGTTGCCGAAGACGGCGGCCTTGAAGAGGTTGGAACGCGCCACCGAGCGGGCGACCTCGACGGCGTCGTCCTCGGTGACGGCATTGACGACCGTGATCGCGATGTCGTGCTCGGAGCCCTCGGCATCCTTGAGCAGCTGGGTCGCGAGGTCGGTGCACAGCTGCGTCAGGGCGGCGGTGAAGTCGGCCAGCGGCGGGGTGATGCCCGAGGCGCCGGAGGCAAGGACGGTCACGGTGTCGTTGGTCGACTGGCAGCCGTCGGAGTCGAGACGGTCGAAGGAGACCCGGGTGGCGGCGCGCAGGGCCTGGTCGAGATCAGCAGCGTCGATCACGGCGTCGGTGGTGATGACCACGAGCATGGTGGCCAGGGCCGGGGCGAGCATGCCCGCACCCTTCGCCATGCCACCGATGGACCAGCCCGCGCCCTCGACGACGGCCTGCTTGGAGACGGTGTCGGTGGTCATGATCGCGGAGGCTGCGTCGTCGCCACCGTCGCTGGTGAGCGCAGCGGCCAGGGCCTCGACGCCGGCGATCATGTTCTCGCGCGGGTTGGCGAGACCGATCAGGCCGGTGGAGCACACGACGACGTCGATGGCTCCGATGCCGACCTTCTCCGCGACCTTCTCGGCCACCGCGTGGGTGGTCTGGAAGCCCTCGGCACCGGTGTAGCAGTTCGCGCCACCCGAGTTGAGCACCACCGCACGGACGATGCCGTCCTTGACGACCTCCTGGGACCACAGGACCGGGTTGGCCTTGCAGCGGTTGGAGGTGAAGACGGTCGCGGAGTCGAAGCGCGGGCCGTTGTTGACGACCAGTGCCATGTCCTTCGCGCCGGTGGACTTGAGTCCGGCGGCGACACCGGCAGCGGTGAAGCCGGCGGGTGCGGTGATGCTCATTGCGGGGTGCCTTTCAGCGGTGTGGGGCTGAGTGAGGTGGAGCTGTGGGTCAGGCGGGCTTGGCCGGGGCAACGGTGTGCCCCTGCTCGGTCCACGCTGCGGCGGCCTTCTTGGCGTCGTTCTGGGGGACGAGGAGCCACGGCTCCTCGAAGGTGCTGACCGGGACCACGGAGATGTCGGCCTCGGCCAGGGTGGCCATGAGGGGAACGAGGACGCCAGCGTCCTCGAGGGTGTGCTCGCTCAGCACCGAGAAGGCGGTGAAGGAGCGCACGTGACGTGCCTTGGTGGGGACGTTGCGGGCTGCGCACACCACGGTGGTGTGGGTGGCGGTCGCGGTCACCTGGAAGATCGACGAGGACTCGGCCCAGCCGGGAACCTCGGAGCCGGGACCGAAGCGGACGACGGCGATCTGTTCGGGGTACTGCTTGATGCTGAAGGTCATGGGTCCAGTCTGCGGGTCGAGGGGTGGTGTCGCACCACCCGCGGACGCGGGGATGTTTCCCCGCGGGAGTCAGCGCAGGCTCAGGGAGCCAGGCCGACGGTGGTGAGACCCATGGACTCGTCCAGACCGAGGGCCAGGTTCATGCACTGCACCGCGGCACCGGCGGTGCCCTTGGCGAGGTTGTCGACGACGCCGACCGCGACGAGACGGCGGGCCTCGACGTCGACGGTCACCTGGACGTGGACGGCGTTGGAACCGACGACCGACTTGGTCTGGGGCCAGACGCCCTCGGGCAGCAGGTGCACGAACTGCTCGTCGGCGTAGGCCTCGGCGTAGACCGCACGGGCCTGCGCAGGCGTCACGTCGCCCTTGAGCGGGGCGGAGACGGTGGCGAGGATGCCGCGCGGCATCGGGACCAGCAGCGGGGTGAAGGAGACGGTGACCGGCTCGTCGGTGACCTTGGCGAGGTTCTGGACGATCTCGGGGGTGTGACGGTGCACGCCGCCGACGCCGTAGGCGCTGACGTTGCCCATGATCTCGGAGCCGAGCAGGTTGGTCTTGGCTGCCTTGCCCGCACCCGAGGTGCCGGAGGCGGCGACGATGGTGACGTCGGCCTCGACCAGACCGGCGGCCACGGCCGGGGCGATGGTCAGGGTGGAGACGGTCGGGTAGCAGCCGGGGACCGCGATCCGGGTGGCGCCGGCGAGCTGCTCGCGCTGGCCGGGCAGCTCGGGCAGGCCGTAGGGCCAGGAACCGGCGTGGGCGGAGCCGTAGAACTTCTCCCACACGGCGGCGTCGAGGAGACGGAAGTCAGCACCGCAGTCGATGACGACGACGTCGGCGGGCAGAGCCTCGGCGATCGCGGCCGACGCGCCGTGCGGCAGGCCGAGGAAGACGACGTCGTGGCCAGCCAGGACCTCAGGGGTGGTCGGCTCGAGGACGCGGTCAGCCAGGGGCAGCAGGTGCGGCTGGAGGCGCCCGAAGTTCTCGCCCGCGTTGGAGCCACCCGTCAGGGCGCCGATCTCGACGCCGGGGTGCCCGAGCAGGAGGCGCAGGACCTCGCCACCGGCATAGCCGGACGCACCTGCAACAGCAACCTTGACCTTGTTCTCACTCACATGCATAACCATACATGTTTATGCATGTGCATGCGAGAGCGGGGCGTCATCGAATTGAGACCACCCCCGAACAGGTGCACAACGTACAGGTCCCGCCCACCCTCATGGGTGGACGGGACCAGGAACGATGCGGATCAGCGCTGGACGGCGCCGACCTTCTCCACCGCGGAGGCGACGGCGGCGTCGCGGTAGGCGGACACCTCCGCAGCCTTCAGGGTGCGGTCCGCAGCACGGAAGCGCAGCGCGTAGGCCAGGGACTTCTTGCCCTCGCCCACCTGCTCACCGGTGAAGACGTCGAACAGGGTGATCGACTCGAGGTCCTCGCCTGCACCTGCGCGCAGAGCGGCCTCGACGTCGGCGGCCGGGACGGAGGCGTCCACGACCAGGGCCACGTCCTCCTTGGCGAACGGCTGGACCGAGAAGGTCGGGGCCGGACGCAGGTGGACACCCTGTGCGATGAGGACGTCGAGGTCGACCTCGGCGGCGACCGAACCACGCGGCAGGCCGTAGGCGGCGCAGACCTTGGGGTGCAGCTCACCGGCGTGACCGATGACGACACCACCGACGCTGAGCTCGGCGCAGCGGCCCGGGTGCCACGGGGCACGCTCGGCGTTGCGAGCGGTGACCTCGAGGCTGACCGACGCAGCGACGGCGCGGACGGCGTCCACGGCGTCGGTCCACTCCACGCCACGGCCCTCGCCCCACCAGCCGGAGCCGTCGGACTCGCCGACGCCGACCAGCGCGAGGTGCAGCGGCTGGGCCGGGAGACCGGCCTGCAGGGCAGCGAACTCCTCGGCCGAGGGACCACGGTCGACACCGAGGATGGTGGTCGCGCCACCCGTCGGGAGGGTGACGGTGGTGGTCTCGAAGATGCCGAAGCTGGAGGTGCCCCAGCCGACGTTCTTCTGGGCAGCCTTGAGCAGACCCGACAGGACCGTGGTGGTCATGAAGGGCGCCTCGGAGGAGAGCGGGTTCTCCAGGCGGAGCGCGTTGCGGCGCTCGTCGTCGGCAGCGATGCCCTGGGCGTCGAAGTCTGCTTCACCGACGAACGGGAAGGTGAGGACCTCGGTGAAGCCCTCCCCCGCGATGGTGCGAGTGAAGCGACGACGCAGCTGCTGGGCGCGGGTCAGGCCGCGACCGGCCGGCGGGACCGGGAGGATCGAGGGCACCTTGTCGTAGCCGACGAGGCGGATGACCTCTTCGGTGGTGTCCTGCGGGTCGGTCATGTCGGGGCGCCACGGCGGCGGGGTGACCGAGAGAGTGCCGGTGCCGGTGACGGTGCAACCCACCGCGCGGAGTGCCTCGACAGCGGTCTCCTCGGAGATCTCCATGCCGGAGACCTTCGCGGCCTTGTCACCGGAGACGGTGATCGCGGGGATCTCGGGGGCCTGTCCGACGACGGTGACACCGGCGTCAGCGGTGGCTCCACCGAACTCGACGAGCAGCTCGACGACGCGGTCGGCGGCAGCCTCGCAGATCGTCGGGTCGACACCGCGCTCGTTGCGCTTGCCGGCCTCGGAGGAGATCTTGTGGCGCTTGCCGGTGCGGAACATCGCGGTGGCGTTCCAGTGCGCCGACTCGACGACGATCGAGGTGGTGGACTCACCGATCTCGGTCGAGGCACCGCCCATCACGCCGCCCAGGCCGATGACGCCGGAGTCGTCGGTGACGACGAGGTCCTCGACCGACAGGACACGCTGGGTGCCGTCCAGGGTCGTGAGCTTCTCGCCCTCGACCGCACGACGGACCACGAGGGCACCGTTGAGCTTGTCTGCGTCGTAGCCGTGGATCGGGCGACCCGTCTCGAGCATCACGTAGTTGGTGACGTCGACGGCCAGCGACACCGAGCGCATACCGGCGGCGGTGAGACGGTCGGCCATGAACTGCGGGGTCGGGGCGGTCGGGTCGAAACCGGTGACCTTGCGAGCCACGAAGACCGGGCAGCCCTCGGTGTCCTCGAGACGCACCGGGTGACCGGCCTCGTTCGCGGCCGGGGTCTCACGGACGGCGGGGTCACGGAAGTTGGACGCACCCTCGACCGAGACGAGCACGTCGCGGGCGATGCCGCGCAGGCTGAGGCCGTAGGCGCGGTCGGGGTTGACCTCGAACTCGATGATCTCCTCGTCGAGACCGAGGATCGAGCGGACGTCGGTGCCGGGCTCACCCGCGTCGGCGGGGAGGACGATGATGCCGTCGCCGTCGTTGCCGAACGGGTCGGCAGCCATGCCGAGCTCGGAGTGCGAGCAGATCATGCCGGCCGAGAGGTGGCCGTAGGTCTTGCGCTCGGAGATCGCGAAACCGCCGGGCAGGACCGAACCGGGCAGCACGACGACGACCTTGTCGCCCACACCGAAGTTGTGGGCGCCGCAGATGATGCCCTGCGGCTCGCCGGTGCCGTTGGCGTCACCGACGTCGACGGTGCACCAGTTGATGATCTTGCCGTTCTTCTGCGGCTCCTTGTCCTGGGTGAGGACCTGGCCGATGACGAGCGGGCCGGTGATGGCAGCGCCGGGGCTGTCGATCGCCTCGAGCTTGAGGCCGGTCATGGTGAGCCGGCTGGTGATCTCTTCGGTGGTCGTTCCCTCGGGAACGTCCACGTACTCCTTGATCCAGGAGAGGGGGGCCTTCATCTCTTTACTCTCCTCAGATCTCGGTGCCGAAAGCGGCGCTGAACCGGACGTCGCCCTCGAAGAGCGGTCGCAGGTCGTCCAGGCCGTGACGGAACATGAAGGTGCGGTCGATGCCGAAGCCGAACGCGAAACCGGAGTAGACCTCCGGGTCGATGCCGCAGGCGATCAGGACGCGCGGGTTCACGACGCCGCAGCCGCCCCACTCGATCCAACCCTCACCACGGCAGGTACGGCACTCATCACTGTTCTCACCGCGGCAGACGAAGCAGCGCAGGTCGACCTCGGCCGACGGCTCGGTGAAGGGGAAGTACGACGGGCGGAAACGCGTCGTGATGCCCTCGCCGTAGAGCGCGGTGGCGAGGTGGTCCAGGGAGCCCTTGAGGTGCGCCATGGTGATGCCCT
Protein-coding regions in this window:
- the argH gene encoding argininosuccinate lyase, whose product is MSANDGTTNEGKLWGARFAGGPSPELEALSRSTHFDWRLTPYDLAGSRAHANALHRAGLLSDHDHAELLRGLDVLGEKFAAGDLAPSVQDEDVHGALERLLIEEVGADVGGRLRAGRSRNDQVATLFKMFLRDHGRVITAQVLDLVDALTEQAAAHAGAIMPGRTHLQHAQPVLLSHHLLAHVWPLLRDVSRLADFDARVASDSPYGAGALAGSTLGLDPVGVATELGFTGSSANSIDGTAARDFVAEFAFVSSMIGVDVSRLAEEVILWSTKEFNFATLHDSWSTGSSIMPQKKNPDIAELARGKAGRLIGNLSGLLATLKALPLAYNRDLQEDKEPVFDSVDTLEVLLPAFTGMIATLKFNTARMEELAPQGFSLATDIAEWLVREGTPFRIAHEVAGTCVRVCEENGIELHELTDAQFAEINPALTPAVREVLTIQGSVSARTGRGGTAPVRVAEQLDEVRARVAELRSQIA
- the argG gene encoding argininosuccinate synthase — its product is MSKVLTSLPVGERVGIAFSGGLDTSVAVAWMRHNGAIPCTYTADIGQPDEPDIDGVPDRAKLYGAEIARAVDIKPQLVEEGLAAIACGAFHIRSGGRSYFNTTPLGRAVTGTQLVRAMMEDGVNIWGDGSTYKGNDIERFYRYGLMANPSLQIYKPWLDADFVNELGGRSEMSQFLLEHKLPYRDSVEKAYSTDANIWGATHEAKTLEHLDVSLETVEPIMGVKFWDPSVVIETEDVTVRFEAGRPVALNGKRFDDAVELVLEANRIGGRHGLGMSDQIENRIIEAKSRGIYEAPGMALLWITYERLVNAIHNEDTVAQYHNEGRKLGRLLYEGRWLDPQALMIRESIQRWIASLVTGEVTLRLRRGEDYTVLKTEGENFSYHPEKLSMERTENAAFGPLDRIGQLTMRNLDIADSRFKLEQYANQPLDQGQVLVENGTLFGELPVGGADVISANPDVADESDVENAGDSAAMEFGAD
- a CDS encoding arginine repressor, with amino-acid sequence MSKVRPLTKGARHQRIVELVTQHEVRSQGELAALLADQGVAVTQATLSRDLVDLDAVKVRGASGQLVYAVPGEGGDRSPSAPRESGAALDRLSRLCGELLVSAEASANLVVLRTPPGAAQFLASALDKADLHAVLGTIAGDDTVMVISRDPLGGDALVARFLDLATPHRIPGSTPGGPTQQTSTHAHSSSTAKDAQ
- the argF gene encoding ornithine carbamoyltransferase, with the protein product MPRHLLADDDLTPAEQAEVLALAAELKADPYGPKPLDGPVTVAMIFDKPTLRTQTSFGAGIAELGGHAMLVDGAMAGIGKRESVADVARVLGRQAGQIVWRTYAQSALEEMAEFSGVPVINALTDDFHPCQLLADLLTISEHKGRLAGLTAVFLGDAACNMGNSWALAGATAGMNVVLSGPEGYQPEPAMIERARAIAATTGGSVTVEIDPTAAVAGADVVITDTWVSMGKEDEAAARLAELAPYQLNAELLAGAADDAIVMHCLPAYRGKEITAEVLDGPASVIWDEAENRRHAQKAVMTWLQARR
- a CDS encoding acetylornithine transaminase, with protein sequence MSALADTVADTAAWQDRYTGSVMNTFGVPQLVLARGEGSKVYDVEGREFLDLLGGIAVNALGHGHPALVAAVTRQVSELAHVSNFFATAPQVELASKLVELFGHDARVFFSNSGTEANEAALKVTRRTGRTKVVAMEHAFHGRTLGALSLTAKEAYRAPFEPLGGEVVWVPFGDVEALAAAVDENTAAVVLEPVQGEAGVNLAARDYLLKVREITTAAGALMWLDEIQTGIGRTGSWFAFQDSDLFDGDVVPDLVTLAKGLGGGVPIGATIAAGPAATLLVPGNHGTTFGGNPLATAAAGAVIATIESEGLLAHVKQVSKVLADGLAADARVTEVRAAGLLIGLDLVDGLDSAKVMQAALAAGYIVNAPTPSRIRLAPPLVLTTDEAEQFLADWPSVLDAAAGA